The sequence TTTCTGTTGCTATAACCTGAATTGGGATATGTTGCATTTTTTCAGCATCACGCAGTTTAACACCTGGTTTTACTTTTACTGGTTTATCTTGTGTTTTATCTAAAAGAGTCATTCGTTCTCAAACCCCTGTATTTGAATGCTTGTAAGGTCAGCATTGTTTTTTTGCAATTTATTAAGTAGAGATTTAACTAAACCGTTCGCGGCTTCTTCAAGGTTTTGAGGACCTGATAAATCTTTACTTTGTATCATAGTCATACCAGCGTAACCACATGGGTTTATACGCAAAAATGGTGTTAAATCCATATCGATATTTAAAGCAAGACCATGGAAGGAGCAACCTTTACGGACTCTTAATCCTAAAGACGCAATTTTACTATCATCAACATATACACCTGGTGCATCTGGCTTAGCGTAAGCTTTAATACCATATTGAACTAATGTTTCTACTATTGCTTCTTCAAGCCAAGTTACTAGTTCACGTACACCTATTTTTAAGCGTCGAAGGTTAAACATGACATATAAAACTTGTTGTCCTGGTCCGTGGTAAGTAACTTGACCGCCCCTGTCTACTTTTACCACAGGGATATCACCAGGCATCAGCAAGTGTTCTTCTTTACCTGCTTGGCCTTGTGTGAAAACAGGGTCGTGCTCAACTAACCAGATTTCATCAGGTGTATCGTCATTTCTGGTATCGGTAAAGTCTTGCATTGCATGTAAGACGCTTTCGTAGCCACGACGATTTAACTGACGGATAATTACGCTGTTTTGACTCAACTTAATGACTCCTAAATAGGAAAATAGCGCTTATAGTACGTAACGCACGTCTTCTATATTGCCAATCACAGTATAAAGCTGTTCGATATGCTCTTTACTTGTCACGGTTGTTGCAATGCTAACTGATTCGTAAGTGCCTTTACTGCTAGGTTTGCTTGTAGGTGCAAAATCACCTGGTGCATACTCTTGCAATACAGCAATGATTTGATCT is a genomic window of Pseudoalteromonas sp. '520P1 No. 423' containing:
- the lipB gene encoding lipoyl(octanoyl) transferase LipB, with the translated sequence MSQNSVIIRQLNRRGYESVLHAMQDFTDTRNDDTPDEIWLVEHDPVFTQGQAGKEEHLLMPGDIPVVKVDRGGQVTYHGPGQQVLYVMFNLRRLKIGVRELVTWLEEAIVETLVQYGIKAYAKPDAPGVYVDDSKIASLGLRVRKGCSFHGLALNIDMDLTPFLRINPCGYAGMTMIQSKDLSGPQNLEEAANGLVKSLLNKLQKNNADLTSIQIQGFENE
- the ybeD gene encoding DUF493 family protein YbeD, coding for MVKPVKDTKFDELLEFPCQLTFRIMGLANTNLTDQIIAVLQEYAPGDFAPTSKPSSKGTYESVSIATTVTSKEHIEQLYTVIGNIEDVRYVL